Proteins encoded within one genomic window of Rhinolophus sinicus isolate RSC01 linkage group LG05, ASM3656204v1, whole genome shotgun sequence:
- the RPL31 gene encoding large ribosomal subunit protein eL31, translating to MAPAKKGGEKKKGRSAINEVVTREYTINIHKRIHGVGFKKRAPRALKEIRKFAMKEMGTPDVRIDTRLNKAVWAKGIRNVPYRIRVRLSRKRNEDEDSPNKLYTLVTYVPVTTFKNLQTVNVDEN from the exons ATGGCTCCCGCAAAGAAGGGTGGCGAGAAAAAGAAGGGCCGTTCTGCCATCAACGAGGTAGTGACCAGAGAGTACACCATCAACATTCACAAGCGCATCCACGGAGT GGGTTTCAAGAAGCGTGCCCCACGGGCACTCAAAGAGATCCGGAAATTCGCCATGAAGGAGATGGGAACCCCAGATGTGCGCATTGACACCAGACTCAACAAAGCTGTCTGGGCCAAAGGAATAAG gAATGTCCCATACCGCATCCGGGTGCGGTTGTCCAGGAAGCGCAATGAGGATGAAGATTCACCAAACAAGCTCTATACATTGGTTACCTATGTACCTGTCACCACTTTCAAAA ATCTACAGACAGTTAATGTGGATGAGAACTAA